GCCGTCGGCAGCAGCCTGCAGGTCCAGCCCGCCGCCGGGCTCGCCGGCGTCGCCGCCGACCACGGGGCCCGGCTGATCATCGTCAACGCCGAGCCGACGCCGTACGACGACCGCGCCGACGACGTCGTACGGGAACCCATCGGCACGGCGCTGCCGAAGCTGCTGCGCGAACTCGCCGGGTAGAAAAGCCGGTGCGGGAATTCGCTGAGTAGATCAGAATCCGTGCCATGACTTCTGCGATCCGCCATGTGACGATCGACTCCGCCGACGCCTACCGCCTGGCCGGCTTCTGGTCCCAGGTGCTGGGCCTGCCCGTCCACGAGGACGACAAGCCCGGCGACGAGGACGTGCTGATCGAGGGCGCGGGTCTGCTGTTCGTCACCGTCCCGGAGCCCAAGACGGTCAAGAACCGGGTGCATGTGGACCTTCAGCCGCAGGACCGCACCCGTGACGAGGAGGTCGAGCGGCTTGTGGCCATCGGCGCCACGCTGGTCGACGACCGCCGCACCCCGGACGGCAGGGGCTGGGCGGTCCTCGCCGATCCGGAGGGCAACGAGTTCTGCGTGGAACGCGGTGCGGCGGAGCGGGCCGGCTGAGCCGACGGGTTCAGAACAGCGCCGCTCCGCTCTCGAAGTCCAGCAGCCGCTTCTTGCGGTCCAGGCCGCCGCCGTACCCGGTGAGGCTGCCGCTCGCGCCGACGACGCGGTGGCAGGGGACGATGATGCCGATCGGGTTCCTGCCGTTGGCGAGGCCGACCGCGCGGGAGGCGGCGGGGTTGCCGAGGGCGTCGGCCAGTTGGCCGTAGGAGCGGGTCTCGCCATAGGGGATGTGGCGCAGCCGGTCCCAGACGCGGCGCTGGAACTCGGTTCCGTTCAGCCGCAGTTCGAGGGTGAACTCCTTCAACTCGCCCGCGAAGTAGGCCTCCAGCTGGTCGATCGCCGCACCGAAGGGCCTCTCGTCTCGCTCGCCGAAGGTCTCCTCGGGTGGTCGGTGGCGCTGTTCGGTCATGTAGAGGCCGCTCAGGACGCCGTCCTCGGCGACGAGGGTCAGGGGGCCGTACGGGCTGTCGATGACGGTGTGCTGCTTCGTCGGCATGTCCTTGAGGTCCTTATACGGGGAGGAAGTTGATCGGGTGGCTGTCCGTCGCCCACAGGTACTGGACGGCGTACGCCCGCCAGGGGCGCCACGCGGCTGCCCGGGCCGTGAGGGCCGCCGGGGTCGACGGGAGGCCCAGCTCCTGGGCGGCGCGCCGGATTCCGAGGTCGGTGGGGAGGAAGGCGTCGGGGTCACCGAGGGCGCGCATCGCGATGACGTCGACTGTCCAGGGGCCGAAGCCGGGGAGGGCCAGGAGCCGGGCCCGGGTCTCCTGCCAGTCGCTGTCCGGGCCCAGGCGTACCTTGCCGGCGGCGAGCTGACGCACCAGCGTCGTGAACGTCGTACGGCGGGTGCGGGGCATCGCCAGTGACTCCGGGTCCACGCAGGCCAGTGCCTCGGGGGACGGGAAGAGGTGGGTGAGGCCGCCCCCGGGGTCGTCGGCCCGCTCGCCGTGGGCGGTGACCAGGCGGGCCGCGTGGGTGCGGGCGGCGGCCGTGGAGACCTGCTGGCCGAGCACGGCCCGTACGGCGAACTCCGCCTCGTCGACCGTGCGCGGCACCCGGCGGCCGGGCGCCTTGTCGACCAGCGGAGCCAGGAGCGGATCCGTGCGCAACTGGTCGTCGATGGCGACCGGATCGGCGTCCAGGTCGAGCATCCGGCGGCACCGGCTGATCGCGACGGTCAGATCGCGCAGGTCGCTGAGGGTGAGGCGGCAGGCGATGTGGTCGGGCTGGGGGGTCAGGGCCACGATGCCGTGGCCGTACGGCAGCCTGAGCGTGCGCCGGTACGCGCCGTCCCGCCACTCCTCGACTCCCGGGACGGCGGTCGCCGCGAGGTGGCCGAAGAGGTTGTCGGGGTTGAGGGGGGCGCGGAACGGCAGGCGCAGGGTGAGTGCGCCAGTGGCGTTGCCCGGACTGCTGTGGGGCGCGCGGGCGCGCAGGTCGGTCGGGGCGAGGGCGAAGACCTCGCGCACGGTGTCGTTGAAGGTGCGGATGGAGGCGAAACCGGCCGCGAAGGCGATGTCGGCCATGGGCAGGGACGTCGTCTCGATCAGGAGGCGGGCCGCCTGGGCGCGCTGGGCGCGGGCCAGGGCGAGCGGGCCGGCGCCCAGTTCGGCGAGAAGCTGGCGTTCGATCTGCCGGGTGCTGTAACCGAGCCGGGCGGCGAGGCCGGGCACCCCCTCGCGGTCCACCACGCCGTCGGCGATCAGCCGCATCGCGCGGGCCACGAGGTCGGCGCGCTGGTTCCACTCCGGGGAGCCGGGGCTGGTGTCCGGGCGGCAGCGCTTGCACGCCCGGAACCCGGCCTGCTGGCAGGCGGCCGCGCTCGGGTGGAAACGCATGTTCTCCGGCTTGGGCGGGACCACCGGGCAGCTGGGCCGGCAGTAGATCCCGGTCGTCACGACCGCCGTGAAGAACCAGCCGTCGAAGCGGGCGTCCTTGGACTGGACGGCGCGCACGCAGCGCTCCGTGTCGATGTGCATCCCCTTCTGCATGCGTCCAGCATCGACCAGCGGGGGCGACGAGGCTGGCGAGAATCCGACATCAGCCTCGGCTGGGCTGGGAGCTGGCGGATTACCCGGGCCGAAGAACCCGGAGACACATGAAGAAGCATTCATGTGTTCAGGTACGATGAGTAAGATACCCGACATGGGTCATGGAGCCGTCACCACCGCGCAGGACGCCACCGAGCGCGTACGTCTGGACGCGGCCAACGTAGCCAAGGTGGCCACCACCCTCCAGGCCCTCTCCACCCCCTCCCGCCTGCTGATCCTGGCGCGGCTGCGGGAAGGTCCGCTGCCCGCCACGGAGTTGGCCGCCGAGGTGGGCATGGAGCAGTCCGCCTGCTCCCACCAGCTGCGGCTGCTGCGCAATCTGGGCCTGGTGGTGGGTGAGCGGCGCGGCCGGTCGGTCGTGTACGCGCTGCACGACCACCATGTCGCCGAGCTGCTCGACCAGGCCGTGTACCACGTGGAGCATCTGCGGCTGGGCATCAGCGACGCGGCCGAGTGAGCCGCGTCGGTCGAGTGAGCCGCGTCGGCCGACCTGGCCGCCTTACGACGCGGTCGGGGCGGGGGTCGGGCCCACACCCCGCAACTGATGGATCTTTCCGCCCAGTTGGGGCCGGAGCCGCTCCAGCACCTCCGGTTTCGCGCTGACCACCCAGCGGGTGCCGACGAGGTACTTGCCGCCGTAGACGGCGGCGGCGTCCAGCCAGGTCAGCTTGAACTTCTCCTGCGGGAACGTCGTGATGAGGTAGTCGCCCCGCTTCGTCCGGCAGACGCCTTCGCGCAGTTCGTCCGCCTCGGTCCGGATCTTGACCTCGCAGCCCGTCAGGTCGGCGATCACCTCGACCTTCGCCGGCGCCACGACGCCGACCGCGGTGGCGGAGACGTTCGTCGGGCTGCTCTTCGCGGCGGTGCCCTCGTCCTCACTCCCGCCGCACGCGGTGGCCAGGAGCAGAAGAACCAGACTGCCGGTCGCCGTCGCGGTACGGACGATGGTCGCGCTACGGCCGATGCTGCCTCGGTCGATTCATCGGTCGCTTCCTCGGTTGATTCCTCGCTGTGACTGCACGAAAAGTGGTACGGATCAACGCCGGGAGCCGTTCACCCCGTGTGTCCCGTGGTGTCGGTCGGCAGCCAGCGGGCGGCATAGGCCCGCAGTCCCTCCAGTTCGGCACCGCGTGCGACGTAACCGACGTGGCCGTCGGGCCGTACGAGCCCCTGGGCGACGCCCGGCCAGGGACCGCGGTCGTCGAGGCGGTGCACGGTGATCAGGTCGGCGCGGCCGGCCAGGACCGGGGCGAGCCGCTGGTCCGGCCAGAGGTGCGGCGGGCCGGTCAGGAGCAGGTGCCAGCCGGGGGCGGCGGTCCGGGCCTGGATGCCCCGGGGCAGGTCCGGCAGCCGGTCACCGGCTCGCGGGCCGTGGCGGGGCGGTCGTCCGCCCGTCGTGGAGGCCGGGCTGCGCCGGTAGTGGATGCCCAGTTCGGAGACGGTACGGAAGACCCACCGGCGGGGCGCCCTGGCACGCACCGCCAGGGGGGCGAGGTGCGGGACGAGCCGGGCACGGGCGAAGCGGAGGAGGGGATGAGGGCTGGTGCCGACGGTGAACGCGCGGTCGGTGAACCGTCGTACCTCGCGGCCGACGGGGGCGCGTTCGATGCCGTACGTCTGAAGCAGTTCCTCCGGTGCGGCGCCCCGGCACACGAGGGCGAGCTTCCAGCCCAGGTTGAGGGCGTCCTGGATGCCGGTGTTCATGCCCTGTGCCCCGGCCGGGCTGTGGATGTGGGCGGCGTCGCCGGCCAGGAAGCAGGGCCCGGACCGGTATCGGGCGGCACCGCGGTTGTGGAGCCGGAAGTCGGTCATCCAGACCGGATCCCGCAGCGTCAGCCCCTGAGCCCCGTACCGGTCGGCGATCTGTCGCAGGAGCGGCAGCGTCACCTCGCCGTCGGGGGCGTCGGGCGGCCGGATGGCCAGCATCCGCCAGGGTGCCGGTGAGCCGAGCGGGAAGAAGATCAGCATCCCGGCCCCGGTCATGTACGAGTGCACGGCGCCCGGCTCCAGCCCGTCGACGTCCAGGTCGGCGAGCAGGTACGTCTGCGGATAGGCGTAGCCCTCGAAGTCGATGCCCGCCTGGGCTCGCACGGTGCTGTGGGCGCCGTCGCAGCCGACGACGTAGCGCGCCACCACGTCTTCCTCCGTGCCGTCGCGGCCACGCAGTCGGCAGACGACGTGGGGATCCCGTCGGTCCAGCAGGAGCAGCTCGGTGCCGCGTTCGATCGGGACGCCGCGCGTGGCCAGGTGCTCACCGAGGACGTTCTCCGTCTCGGCCTGCGAGAGGAACAGCAGGAAGGGGTAGGGGGTGTCCGTGAGTCCGATGTCGAAGAGCGGTACCGACACCGTGCGCCGCTTCAGGTGCAGGCGCAGCCGCATCGCGGGGTTGCCGCGGGCCACCAGCCGCTCGGTCACGCCGAAGCCCGCCAGCGCCTCCAAGGTGCGGGGCTGGATGCCGAGTGCCCGGGACTCGCGCACCCGGTCCGGGGAACGGTCGACGAGGCGGAACGTGATCCCGTGGGCGCGCAACTGCGCGGCGAGCGCGAGCCCCGTCGGCCCGGCGCCGACCACCAGGACATCCAGCGGTGCCGTCATGGCTTCACGGTAGAGCTGATCCAGGTGCGCACGGCCTCGGAGGTGGTCCGGGCGTGCTCCTTGAGGAGGGCGCGGTGATCCCCGACGACATCGACGCGGTCGTGCGGCAGTGGCCAGGAGGTCTGCCAGTCGTCGGCGTCGGGTCCGGCCGCCATCTCCGGTGTGGGCCGCGCGGCGCGCACCAGCAGCGTCGGGGTGGTCACCGGTTCCGGAACCCAGTCGAGGAACATCCGCGTGTACGCGCCCATCGCGGCCACCGCTGTGTCCTCGTCCCCCGAGTACCGGCCCGTTCCCAGCAGGGGCGCGACCGTGGCCGGCAGGGCCGACAGCCAGTCCTTGTTCCGGTTCTCGTCGTTGATGAGGTAGGTGTCGAGGAGGACTTGGGCTCGTGGCGGAGCACCGTGTCCCTCCAGGTACCGGGTCACGCAATGGGCGACGGCACCGCCGCTGGACGCGCCGACGACGACGAAGGGCCGGTCTCCGACGTGGCGGAGTACGGTCTCGGCCTGCGTGCGGGCCAGCACCTCCCGGTCGGCCGGTACCGCGTCGCCTTCGCCCAGTCCCGGATGCGGGAGTTCGATGATCTCCGACTCGCCGTCGAAGAAGCGCTGGAATCGCGCGAACTCTCCGCCGGGGAAGTCGAGCGGGGGCTGGAGCCCGGGGAAGAAGACGAGCAGCGGGCCCGTGCTGCCGCTGGTCCGGCGCAGCGGCGGCAGGGCTCGGGCCCGGCTCTCGGAGGCGTCGAACGTCGGCACCGCCCAGGAGGCGCCGAGCAGCATGTGCATCGCCGGTACGACGTGGCCGGCCGCGCAGAGCTTCCGGTAGAGGGCGGCAAGGCTCTGCGTGGGGCGGTCGCGCCGCTCTGCGGCCGTTTCCGCTGCCGTTTCCGCTGCCGTTTCCGCTGCCGTTTCCGTTGCCGTTGCCGTTGCCGTTTCGGGCAGGTCGCCGAGCAGGTCGAGGAGGTGCCGGGTGAGGGACGGCGTCGTGGGGTGCTCGAACACGACGGCGGCGGGCAGCCGGAGCCCGCAGGCGGCGCCCACCAGGTTGCGGACCTGAACCGCCATCAGGGAGTCGAATCCCAGGTCGGTGAAGGCTCTTTCGGAGGGCAGCGCGTCGGCGTCGGGGTAGCCGAGGACATCGGCGATCGTCTGGCGGATGAGCCTGGAAAGGGTTCCCTCCCGTTCGTGGGCGGGCAGGTCGGCCAGCAGTGTGCGCCAGGCGTCGGGCTGCGCCCCGGCCTGGGCGCGTTGCCCGGAGGTGACGGTAGGCCGGCCGGTGGGTATCAGCTCCCGCAGCAGTGGCGGCAGGGGCGTGGGGGCGGACCGCAGGGCGGCTCGGTCCAGGAGGAAGGGTGCCAGTACCGGTTCCCCGTGCCGCAGGGCCGCGTCGAGGAGTGCCAGGCCCTGCTCGGGAGAGAGTGCGGGGAAACCGTCGTCGGCGACCTGGGGCCGTACGCTGCGGCGCAGTTGGGCGGCCATGCCGTCGGTGTGTTCCCACAGGCCCCACGCCAGCGACAGCGCGGGCAGCCCTTGCGCGGCACGGTGGCGGGCCAGGGCGTCCAGGAAGGAGTTCGCGGCGGCGTAGTTGCCTTGACCGGGGCGGCCCACCAGACCCGAGGCCGAGGAGAAGATCACAAATGCCGTGAGGTCCAGGTCCCGGGTCAGCTCGTGCAGGTTCCAGGCCGCGTCGGCCTTCGGCCGGAGCACGGTCGCCAGACGGCCGGGGGTCAGCCTCGCCAGGACACCGTCATCGAGTTCGCCGGCCGCATGGACCACGGCGGACAGCGGTGGCTCGCTGCTGTTGATCACGTCCGCCAGCGCGGCGCGGTCGGCCGCGTCGCAGGCGACGATCCTGACCTCGGCCCCCAACTCCTCCAGGGCGGCGCGCAGTTCCTGTGCGCCGGGCGCCGTCGGGCCCCGGCGCCCGGTGAGCAGCAGGTGCCGTACGCCGTGGGCGCGGACCAGGTGCCGGGCCAGTTCCGCGCCGAGGGCGCCGGTACCACCGGTGATCAGCACGGTGCCCTGCGCGCCGAATCCGCTGCCGCCGGTACCAGGGCCGGTTCTCACCAGCCTGGGCGCCGTTGTCCGGCCGGCCTGGATGGACAGCTGGGGCTCGCCGGTGGCCACGGCCGCGGGAAGCCGTTGGAGGGACTGCGGGTGCCCGTCCACGTCGACGAGGACGACCTGTCCGGGCATCTCCGACTGCGCCGTGCGCACCAGTCCCCAGACGGCGGCCCCGGCCATGTCGGGTACGGCCGCGGTGGCGTTCCGCGTCACGACCAGCAACCGTGCCCCCACAGAGGCGGGGTCGTCCTGCCAGTCCTGCAACGTCTTGAGCACCCTGGCCGTCAGGGCGTGTGTCGCGGACACGGGGTCGGGGTCCGCCGCGGCCCCTACGGCCGTGACCACCACGATGTCGGGGCCGGCCTCGGCGTCGCCAGCCGGGTCGACGAGGGCGGGTAGGTGTGCCGCGAGGTCCAGGTCGTCGGGGCCCAGAGTGGTCCAGCGCTGCCCGCCCTCGACGCTGTCGGGTGTCTCGACGGGCACCCGGCCGGGGCACAGCAGTGCACGCCGAACGACGTCCTCGGCGGGATCCCGCTGGGTGTCGGGGAGTTCTCGGGTGGTCAGGGAGCCGACCGAGGCCACCGGCCTGCCCGTCGGGTCGGTCATCGTCAACGAGACGCGGTCCGCGCCCACTTCGGTCAGCCTCACCCGTAGTGCCGTGGCCCCGTCGGCGTACAGGCGCACTCCGCTCCAGGCGAACGGCAGCCGCACGGGAGCCGGTTCCGAGCGGAAATCGGAGGATGCCGCCAGCAGGGCGGCGTGCACAGCGGCGTCCAGCAGCGCCGGATGGATCGCGAACCGAGCTGCCTGCGCGGCCTGTGCCTCCGGCAGTCGCACGTCGGCGAACAGTTCGGTGCCGCGGCGCCACATCGCCCGGACGCCCTGGAACGCCGGCCCGTAGGCGAAGCCGTCGTCCGCCGCCCTGTCGTAGCCGTCCGTGAGGTCCACTTCGACGGCGTCCGGGGGCGGCCACTCCGTCGGGCCGCTCTCGGAGAAGTCCTGTTCCTGCGCTGCCGGCACGCTCACCAGTGACCCGGTGACATGCCGGGTCCACGCTGTCCCGGAGTCGTCCGCAGCCGATTGCGCATCCCCGGGGCGGGAGTGGATGTCGAACGACCGTCGGCCCACGGCATCGGCTGCGCCGACCACGACCTGTACGCACACAGCCGCGCCCGCGGGCAGCGTGAGCGGTGCCAGGGCGACGAGGTCGTCCACCGCCCCGCACCCCACCTGGTCACCGGCGCGGACCGCCATCTCCACGAATGCCGTCGCGGGCACCAGATGCACGCCGGCGACGACGTGATCCGCGAGCCAGGGCTGGGTTTCGGCGGAGAGCAGCCCGGACAGCACCGTGTCCCCCGTGTCCGGCAAGGTGAATGCCGGGCCCAGCAGCGGATGGCCCTGGGCGCGGGTCACCGCGGTCGCGTGGACCGACGTGCTCGGGGCGTCCAGCCAGTACCTCCGGCGCTGGAAGGCGTACGTCGGCAGGTCCACGCGGCGCGCCCCGCTCCCGGCGAACACGGCGGACCAGTCGATGCCCACCCCGCGCACATGGAGCCGCGCCAAGGCGGACAGCAGGGTCTGAGCCTCGGGCTCGCCCGACCGGGCGCTCGCGGCGAGCACCGGCCGCGGGCGTCCGTCCGCCGGCAGGCAGTCCGCGGTCGCCGCGGTCAGGACAGGGTGCGGCCCCAACTCCATGAAGGCCGCGACATTCGCCTCGTGCAGCCAACGCACGGTGTCCGCGAACCGGACCGGCAGACGCGCGTGCCGCACCCAGTACTCCGCGGAGCACAGGTCCTCGCCCACGCCCGCCGCAACCGCGCTGACGACCGGGATTCGCGGTGGCCGGAACGTCAACCGCTCGGCGACGCGGCGGAACTCGTCGAGCATCGGCTCCATGAGCGGTGAGTGGAAGGCGTGGCTCACCCGCAGCCGCACAACTCGTCGTCCCTGCCCGGCGAACCGGTCGGCCACGGATCGCACGTCCTCGCCCGCCCCGGAGATGACGACGGAGCGCGGCCCGTTCACCGAGGCGATCGCGACCCGTCCCGCGAGCCCGGACTCCGCCAGGAGCGGCGCGACCTCGTCCTCCGCCGCGTGCAGCGCCACCATGCACCCGCCTTCCGGCAGTGCCCGCATCAGGCGGCCCCGGGCGGCGACGAGCTCCGCGGCGTCGGCGAGGTCCAGCACACCGGCGACATGCGCCGCCGCCAGCTCTCCGACCGAGTGTCCCGCGAGGTGGTCCGGCCGCACGCCCCAGGACTCCAGCAGGCGGAACAGGGCCACCTCGTAGGCGAACAGAGCGGTCTGGGTGAAGTCCGTACGGTCGAGCAGAGCGGCATGCGGCGAACCGGCTTGCGCGAACATCACCGTGCGCAACGGGTGTTCCAGATGGCGGTCCAGCGCCCGGCACACGTCGTCGAAGGCGGCGGCGAAGGCCGGGAACGCCGCGCACAGTTCCCTGCCCATGCCCACGCGCTGAGCGCCTTGGCCGGTGAAGAGGAACGCCGTACGGATGCCGGCGTCGTCCGCGACGCCCTGGAAGGTCGTGCCGCTGTGCTCGCCGCGGGCGAGGGCTCGCAGCCCCGCCAGTACGCCGTCGAGGTCACCGGCCGGCACCGCTGCCCGGTGCGTCAGCGCGGTCCTCGACACGGCCAGTGAGAAGCCGACGTCGGTCGGCGGCACGTCGGGCCGGGCCGTCACCCAGGCGGCCAGCCGATGCGCCTGGGCGCGCAGTGCGGCCTCGTCGGCTCCGGAGAGCAGCCAGGGCACCGCGGGCACGGCAGACGGCTCGGCCTCGGGCCGGGTGTGCTCGGCGTCGGGCCGGGTGTGCTCGGCGGTCGGCTCCGGGGCCTGCTCGATGATGACGTGCGCGTTGGTCCCGCCGATGCCGAACGCGGAGACACCGGCCCTGCGCGGGCGTCCGGTCTCCGGCCACGGGCGGGCGGACGTCAGCAGCTCCACTCGGCCCGAGGACCAGTCCACGTGCGGCGACGGCGCCTCGACGTGCAGGGTGCGCGGCAGGACGCCGTGCCGCATGGCCATCACCATCTTGATGACGCCGGCGACACCCGCGGCCGCCTGTGTGTGACCGAGGTTGGACTTGACCGACCCGAGCCACAGCGGCGGTTGATCCGGAGAGCGTCCCTGCCCGTAGGTGGCCAGCAGCGCTTGCGCCTCGATCGGGTCACCGAGTGTGGTGCCGGTGCCGTGCGCCTCGACCACGTCCACGTCGCTCGGCCGCAGTCCTGTGGTGTCCAGCGCCTGCTCGATCAGCCGCTGTTGGGCCGGGCCGCTGGGCGCGGTGAGGCCGTTGGAGGCGCCGTCGGAGTTGACGGCGCACCCGCGCAGCACCGCCAGGACGGGATGGCCGTTGCGCCGGGCGTCGGAGAGCCGCTCCAGGAGCACCATGCCGGCTCCCTCGCTCCATCCGGTGCCGTCCGCCGAAGAGGAGAACGACTTGCACCGGCCGTCGGGGGACAGACCTCGTTGCCGGCTGAACATCACGAAGGACTGCGCAGTCGCCATGACGGTGACGCCTCCGGCCAGGGCGAGCGAGCAGGTGCCCGAGCGCAGCGCTTCGACGGCCGAGTGCATCGAGACCAGCGAGGACGAGCACGCGGTGTCGACCGTGACGGCGGGCCCGCGCAGTCCGAACGTGTAGGAGATCCGGCCGGAGGCCACACTGCCGGCCGAGCCGATGCCCAGGTGGGCTTCCAGCTCGTGAGGGCCGTTGAACCGGCCGGCGTAGTCGTTGAACATCACGCCGACGAACACGCCCGTGTCGGTCCCGCGCAGCGACAGGGGGTCGATTCCGGCGCGTTCCAGTGCCTCCCAGGAGGTCTCCAGCAGCAACCGGTGCTGGGGGTCGGTGGCCAGGGCCTCGCGCGGCGAGATCCCGAACAGGCTCGTGTCGAACTCGGCGGCGCCGTGCAGGAAGCCGCCGTGGCGGGTGTAGGAGGTGCCGAGGCGGTCCGGATCGGGGTCGTGGAGGGCTTCCAGGTCCCATCCCCGGTCGACCGGGAAGCCGGAGATCGCGTCGCCTTCCCGCGACACCAGCTGCCAGAGATCCTCCGGCGACTGGACGTCGCCGGGGTAGCGGCAGCTCATCGCGACGATCGCCACCGGATCGTCGGCCGGGTCGCTCCCCGCACGCCGGTCGGCCGGGTCGGCGCGGAGGTGCGGTTGCTGTGGTTCCGGTGCGGTGAGCGTGGTCCACAAGTGCCGGGAGACCGCGGCGGGCGTGGGGTGGTCGAAGACCAGCGTGGCCGGAAGGCGCAGTCCGGTCAGCTCGCCCAGCCGCTCGACCAGCCTGGCAGCGCCCAGGGAGGTGAGCCCCAAGTCGGTGAACGCACGGTCGGCGTCCGGCCGTTCACCGGGTTCCGCCCCGCACAGTGCGGCCGTCTCGCTCAGGACCCTCTCCCGCAGGGCGTCCGGCGAGGCGGGCGGCTCGACCGCGGTCGGGGCGTCGAGGTCCGCACCGGACGGTGCGTCCGGTCGCGCCACGTCGAGGACGACGGCCGTACGGGCGACCTTGCCGGATGCGGTACGGGGCACAGCCGCGATCCGCTGAATCGCCACCGGGACCTTGTGCTCGGCGAGCAGGGCCCGGCAGTGGGCCAGCACCTGATCCATGTCGAGGTCTTGCGGACCGGGCACCACGCCGGCGACCGGAACCTCACCCAGGACAGGGTGCGCGGCGCCCGTCACGACGGCGTCGGCCACGCCCGGACAGCTCAGCAGCACGTCCTCGATCTCCGCGGGATGGATGTTCTCGCCACCCCGGATGATCACCTCGCTGACCCGGCCGGTGAGCGTGAGGCTTCGGTGTTCCGTCCAGCGGCCCATGTCGCCGGTGCGGTACCAGCCCTCCCTCATGGCCGCGGCCGTGGCCTCGGGCTGGTTGTGGTAGCCCGTCATGATCCCGGGGCTGCGGACCCACACTTCCCC
Above is a window of Streptomyces sp. DT2A-34 DNA encoding:
- a CDS encoding type I polyketide synthase; the encoded protein is MLSKEKVLPLYELLQAHAGRTPDHTVFSDSARRVSYADLERRTARLAAHLARVGVGRGDRVAFCVGTSVDTVESCLAVLRASAVGVPLNPRTSDAELAHFIADSGASVVITDPARLARVKRLPPECRPSHVLLTGEGPVPANAPASTVLFGDVADTDSAEPPRDDLALDETAWLLYTSGTTGRPKGVMSTQRGALWSVAACYVPLLGFSAEDRLLWPLPLFHSFGHSLAILGTVAVGASTHITGELLAPGELLRTVRASSEHAGGPFTVLAGVPTTYRQLASAAADFEDQGPPRSGLRLAVVAGAPSSVRLRQSVERLLGAPLLDYYGSTETCGAIAVNRLNGTHAEGSCGQPVPGLDVRLVDPESGEPAPADGEGEVWVRSPGIMTGYHNQPEATAAAMREGWYRTGDMGRWTEHRSLTLTGRVSEVIIRGGENIHPAEIEDVLLSCPGVADAVVTGAAHPVLGEVPVAGVVPGPQDLDMDQVLAHCRALLAEHKVPVAIQRIAAVPRTASGKVARTAVVLDVARPDAPSGADLDAPTAVEPPASPDALRERVLSETAALCGAEPGERPDADRAFTDLGLTSLGAARLVERLGELTGLRLPATLVFDHPTPAAVSRHLWTTLTAPEPQQPHLRADPADRRAGSDPADDPVAIVAMSCRYPGDVQSPEDLWQLVSREGDAISGFPVDRGWDLEALHDPDPDRLGTSYTRHGGFLHGAAEFDTSLFGISPREALATDPQHRLLLETSWEALERAGIDPLSLRGTDTGVFVGVMFNDYAGRFNGPHELEAHLGIGSAGSVASGRISYTFGLRGPAVTVDTACSSSLVSMHSAVEALRSGTCSLALAGGVTVMATAQSFVMFSRQRGLSPDGRCKSFSSSADGTGWSEGAGMVLLERLSDARRNGHPVLAVLRGCAVNSDGASNGLTAPSGPAQQRLIEQALDTTGLRPSDVDVVEAHGTGTTLGDPIEAQALLATYGQGRSPDQPPLWLGSVKSNLGHTQAAAGVAGVIKMVMAMRHGVLPRTLHVEAPSPHVDWSSGRVELLTSARPWPETGRPRRAGVSAFGIGGTNAHVIIEQAPEPTAEHTRPDAEHTRPEAEPSAVPAVPWLLSGADEAALRAQAHRLAAWVTARPDVPPTDVGFSLAVSRTALTHRAAVPAGDLDGVLAGLRALARGEHSGTTFQGVADDAGIRTAFLFTGQGAQRVGMGRELCAAFPAFAAAFDDVCRALDRHLEHPLRTVMFAQAGSPHAALLDRTDFTQTALFAYEVALFRLLESWGVRPDHLAGHSVGELAAAHVAGVLDLADAAELVAARGRLMRALPEGGCMVALHAAEDEVAPLLAESGLAGRVAIASVNGPRSVVISGAGEDVRSVADRFAGQGRRVVRLRVSHAFHSPLMEPMLDEFRRVAERLTFRPPRIPVVSAVAAGVGEDLCSAEYWVRHARLPVRFADTVRWLHEANVAAFMELGPHPVLTAATADCLPADGRPRPVLAASARSGEPEAQTLLSALARLHVRGVGIDWSAVFAGSGARRVDLPTYAFQRRRYWLDAPSTSVHATAVTRAQGHPLLGPAFTLPDTGDTVLSGLLSAETQPWLADHVVAGVHLVPATAFVEMAVRAGDQVGCGAVDDLVALAPLTLPAGAAVCVQVVVGAADAVGRRSFDIHSRPGDAQSAADDSGTAWTRHVTGSLVSVPAAQEQDFSESGPTEWPPPDAVEVDLTDGYDRAADDGFAYGPAFQGVRAMWRRGTELFADVRLPEAQAAQAARFAIHPALLDAAVHAALLAASSDFRSEPAPVRLPFAWSGVRLYADGATALRVRLTEVGADRVSLTMTDPTGRPVASVGSLTTRELPDTQRDPAEDVVRRALLCPGRVPVETPDSVEGGQRWTTLGPDDLDLAAHLPALVDPAGDAEAGPDIVVVTAVGAAADPDPVSATHALTARVLKTLQDWQDDPASVGARLLVVTRNATAAVPDMAGAAVWGLVRTAQSEMPGQVVLVDVDGHPQSLQRLPAAVATGEPQLSIQAGRTTAPRLVRTGPGTGGSGFGAQGTVLITGGTGALGAELARHLVRAHGVRHLLLTGRRGPTAPGAQELRAALEELGAEVRIVACDAADRAALADVINSSEPPLSAVVHAAGELDDGVLARLTPGRLATVLRPKADAAWNLHELTRDLDLTAFVIFSSASGLVGRPGQGNYAAANSFLDALARHRAAQGLPALSLAWGLWEHTDGMAAQLRRSVRPQVADDGFPALSPEQGLALLDAALRHGEPVLAPFLLDRAALRSAPTPLPPLLRELIPTGRPTVTSGQRAQAGAQPDAWRTLLADLPAHEREGTLSRLIRQTIADVLGYPDADALPSERAFTDLGFDSLMAVQVRNLVGAACGLRLPAAVVFEHPTTPSLTRHLLDLLGDLPETATATATETAAETAAETAAETAAERRDRPTQSLAALYRKLCAAGHVVPAMHMLLGASWAVPTFDASESRARALPPLRRTSGSTGPLLVFFPGLQPPLDFPGGEFARFQRFFDGESEIIELPHPGLGEGDAVPADREVLARTQAETVLRHVGDRPFVVVGASSGGAVAHCVTRYLEGHGAPPRAQVLLDTYLINDENRNKDWLSALPATVAPLLGTGRYSGDEDTAVAAMGAYTRMFLDWVPEPVTTPTLLVRAARPTPEMAAGPDADDWQTSWPLPHDRVDVVGDHRALLKEHARTTSEAVRTWISSTVKP